AAAGAACATTAACATGTGCAGTATGCATATAAACTAATACTAAATATCTtgtggaaaaaagaaagaaaaaacgtaCAAATGATTTGCAGATTCCGTGCTGAAGGATTTAGGTAAAACTGAGGCTCACTTCTTTCTGAAACAATGAATTTGTATTTTGTCAGGAGCTGCCAAGAAAGGAATTGATGAGACATTGGATGGCTTAAAGAAGCAGATAACCATCCTCGTTGTTCATGTCGGCTTCAAATATTAGTTTCTGCACAGCAGTTTGGAAATATGTTGGTTTTTGTACTAATTTCAAAAgatgaagagagaaataaaaaatGAGCAATGAATACATAAAATAAACAAGAGAAATGCATAGACATTTATTAAACCTTGTTAGACAACGGATTCTTGATTTCTCTTGATGCGGTTTCCCCTCAAAGTGAAACACAAGATACTTGGACGTCCATTCCTCTGACAGAACTGAAGCGTCTTTCATGTTTCAACTTTTCTCTGTTAAACTAAAAAAAGATTTGTTCTTCTCTTTTCTGCCTGATTTTGTAAAAGAGAAAGAACCAATTAAAAACTTATCAGCAACATACAGTGCACACTTCAAAGATACAACTCCATCatataaaaaagaaagagaaatttgAGTTTATTTGGGATTCCTAGGATAAATAGAAAAAATATATTGTGTAGATACTGTGGAATTCACATGATTCAATCTGAGTGTATCTACGATCAGTGTCGGGGGCCTTGGATTATGTCAAAATTCTCACGTAATTAAGATATTCTTGTTCCTACTATGCTGCGTGAGGTCGTCTGCAGCCATGACTTGCTTGTGGGATATACGATCGAGCATATTGCGTAAGAGGGAAATACGAGTTGTACCTATAGCCAGCATGGAGCAGTGCGGCAGCACGAGGGCCATGTTGGGCGGCAGCGCATAAGGGGATGCTGAGTTTGGCGGTGCCGCTGCTCGAGGTTGAGGCCGGGGAAGGTGCGTTGCCGCTCGAAGTCGACACCGGTGTAGCGCGATGGCCTGCTAGACAAGGGGGAAGAGAAAGAGGTCGGGGGAATGGGGTCTGATCGCAAATCAGCCATGTCTTGCATCCGTTCGCCTCGCACCGCTCCTCATCAGAGGATCGAACATCACTAACCCTGGCCGCCACGCGCAGGAGTGGTTGCGGGGAGGAGAAATGACAACATCTCACACATCCGCTCTTTTTCCCGATGGGCCGTGCTTGCCCCAGCCGCTGCGCGTGATAGAGTCTCTCGGCCTCCCCGCAAGGGACGATTACAGGCCTGGTAGGCCCAATTTAATCCCAGAAGCCGAAAAAAGCCACCAGAGCAGCGGCCCAAGAAGGGTTAGCACTCGTTAGGATCGAACGAAGCGACGGGGGGGGGGGTGCAATTAAGAGACAATCGGATGGCAGAAAACGCCCAAAAGTGACGATCCAACGGCCACGAATGCTAATGGCCTGAGAGGGCAGGAAAGGTGCTCAGTTATAATATATCTAAATTACAAAAGCGCGAAGCCCGGTAGCCCTCGAGGTTTAATTTGGGCATAAGTGACCGATTTTTTTATGTTTGCCATTTCGTGATGCAAAAAACTCGACAAGAGAACGATAATTTACTGAAGAAACTCAAAACAAGCGAAGGATGATCTTGCCAATGCCAAAAAAGAGGCGGCCGACATGAAGAAGTTTACTCGTGAGGCACACGATAATGAGACATTGCTCAACGGCTAAGGCCTCGTTCGGAATCGATGTTTAGAAAACAAAGGAAAGAAAACTGTATATGAATATAATTGAGGTGCCACTGAAAACCTGTGAATGTAGAAACATGTGAAGGAAAAAATTTGAACTGCTCTATTCATGGGAAAGGAAACAAAGGCCATGCAGAAAAATGGGACCCAGCAACTAGGATACAATGTTTTAATTAATAACTGTCATGCATGAACTTTCTCCCTCGTGTTGTAGGCCTCAACTCTCATTTCCCATGCTTGTGATGGATGTTTAGTTTCCTGTGAAAGTACAAGCTGTAGAAACTTTCCTATGGAATAAAATCACTTCTTTCCTACAAACCAAATGGCACTTCAGTATAACTTCCTCTCTTTTTATTTCcgtgcatatttccttcatcattcCTCCAAACCGAACGCAGCCTAAGTTTTTTTCTTTTACTAGCAGCGGAGACCATAGGCAGACTTGAGAATGATCTGTCTAAATAATCATAATAAATTCTCACGTTTTTTtctaaaaaaggaagaaaaaagagaaTGGAATGAAGAGAGCCGTTCGCCTCGTATAAAACGAAACAATGTAGCTAAACGCTCTGTGGTTTCGTTTCAACGAAATGAAACCGGGGCAGACCCCTGTTTCAGAGACGAGAGGGCCCGCATGTCATGGCACAGCGAATGTTAGGCCATGGAGCGGCGGCTTTGCAGTTCCCGACTCACCACACACCCACAATCATCGGTGTCATCGTCACCCAAATTCTGCGACTACAAAATATACTCCCCGTGCGTGCCTGTCAAAAAACCAGAACCACGGCCAGTGACCAAGCGAAGACGAAGGAAGAGAGATGCCGGGGCTCACGGCGCCGTCGGACTACGCGGAGGAGCCGCCGCGCCACCCGGCCCTCAGGATCAACTCCAAGGTTGGTTCGCCCGCCCTCCTTCGTACCTGCTGTTCGGTCGCGCGGGTGGGTTTGGCAtgtcgcggcgcgggcggcggcatgGGTTGGTGATTCGCGGCCTGGGGATGCTGGATTTGTGCGCCGCCGcgtcggggcggggggggggggggggggggggtcgcgggCGTCGCCGTTTATGCCATGGCGCGTCCGGCTGCTGATATGagccgtcaatcgggcgtccgtgTTTAGGCTCGGGATTTTAGTATAGTGATGAGGTGCGCGTTCGACTGCCGGTACCAAGGCGTACGATCGGGGTTCCCTCTCCAGTTCTGATTAGGGCGATGAAGTCCTCGTTCCAGTACACTCCAACTGGGATTCCAGCCTGCTGCTACGTGTAGTTAGCATTTAGTAACAACAGCTATTCCTGGATTTCTCACAAGTTGTCGGAATGAAGTGAGCTGATTTCTCTAGGAGATTTGTTTGAGGAACTTGACCGTTGACTCGAAACACGCAAACTCGAACTTTCGTCGTAATGGTCTCTATTCATATGTATGAAAAATACTTATGTGGATTTCCTTCTTAAGAAGTTGGAGGGCCTAGCATACGATTACGAGGTTTATTTGAAGAGGAAGTTGCATCCTGTAACCACAACATTTCTCCCTTTTCTTCTACCCCAGGCTTTGCAACATTTCAAAATCAGAAAATTGCAACAGGAGCAGCTGCTATTAGGGAACAATTAGCAGATTTGGATTTGCGAATTATTATAGAGAATTGCTTAGTCAAACGGAAGGAATTAGAAGACGAGGGGTGTAGTGGAGATGAATGGGAAGATAGAAAAAAGACAAATAAGAAAACTTTTTTTATTAGACGCATGCAATTGGCGAAACTTTTTATTCAAACAAATGTAGAACCAGATTACTCCCTACGTCCGGAAATACATGCCTTATAAACTGAGTCAAAAAGTCAATGCTTTCTAAGTTTGACCAAATgtatacaaaaatattaagataaatAATACCAAATCAATATCAATATATTCATCATTAGATATATTTTGATAATGTATTCATCCAATATTATAGTTGTTGATATTTTCttctatatatttggtcaaacctAGAAAGCATTGAATTTTTGACTAAATTTATGCGTCATGTATttggggacagagggagtatgtgaCATGTATGTGAATTAATTACAACATTCTATAGGAGTACCATTTCTTGTGCAGCAGGAACTTTTCCTTTATATTGATGGAAAAAAAGAATAAGTACGCATTTGTGACTTGTCTGTGTGTTTTGGATTAATTTGGACGGGCTAGGTTGATGTATTCTCAGTTTGTCTTGGAACCCATTCCTACGCTTCGTCGTAAGTCATTGCTTATAGAAACAATACCTGATTCCTAGAAAGGACAAGAAATAGAGGAGTTCTATTTAGCACGTTCGCAATATGTTTCACCCCACTTCATTTGAATCTTATAGCACTGACCTGGTGGGGTTGTCTGCTTTTCTGCAGGAGCCATTTAATGCTGAGCCTCATCGATCTGCGTTAGTTTCATCTTATATCACCCCAGTGGATTTCTTCTACAAGAGGAATCATGGACCAATTCCCAAAGTTGATGATATCTCAAGGTTTCCATTTTTATAGAAAGAACTATACATATCATGTATCATTATAATTTATATTACAAACCCTTAATGTAGGACCAAACCTTATACTTTTATATGACCGTTGAACAGATACAGTGTTTCCATCAGTGGCCTCATGAATAAGCATATCCAGCTGTCCATGGATGACATTAGGTAATGTTCTTCTTAATCTCTTATCATGCACCTTCAAATACTTATTATCTTTTAGTAAATAATCAACACAAATTTCACACTCAGGATGCTTCCGAAGTACAATGTCACTGCAACATTACAGGTTTGCGACAAGTCCCTTTAATGCTTTTCTTATCTTTCTAATTTCTATGGTGGCTAATGTATGAGTATTGCTAGTAAATAGTGATCTAACAATATAATTGTTATATAAAAGTGTGCAGGCAATAAGAGAACTGCAATGAGTAAGGTGCGGAAAGTGAGAGGTGTTGGATGGGATGTATCTGCTCTTGGAAATGGTAAGAGGCGCATTATGGTAATCTGAATTTTCTGAATGTAAGGAATGCATTTTAATTCTATTATAGAAATGCACCCATATTTCTGAATGCTGACACCCAGAAATGGGCATGCTGTTACCATTACTGCATGAACATATTTAGCGTACCACAAGAATTGTAGGGATAACAATAGTACAAGTGGAGGGAGTTTACTTGTATCGTGAGCCTTTTTACTTGCCCTAGAATTAGGTTTCTGCTATAAGTCTCAGTGCTTTCATAGACTATTCTATGTACCTTTGTTTCATCTACATAATGAAGAACAATACCCTGCTTGATTATTATACACATAAAAAACAAAATGGGCCTGAATCGCCCTCACCAATTATCTTATATAATTCAGATACAATTTTGTTCTCTTGTACTCcttccgtatcaaaatataagacgtttttgtaggctGGTTTAgcctgcaaaaacgtcttatattttggaacagaggtagtAGTTTGGTTATTCTACAATGTTTTTACCTTTGCACTAATCGTTCCAGCAACTTGGGGTGGAGCAAAACTATCTGATGTCCTTGAACTAGTTGGAATACATAAACTCAGTTCAGTCACATCTTTAGGAGGCAAACATGTTGAGTTTGTCAGTGTTGACAGGTGTAAAGTGAGTATGTCTgtatttattgatcagcagcaatccTTGTAGCCTACCTCAGTAATCTTGAGACTTTCGTATTTCAGGAGGAGAAAGGTGGCCCCTATAAGGCATCAATTCCACTAAAGCAGGCAACAGATCCTGATGCTGATGTGTTACTCGCATATGAAATGAATGGAGAGGTGATTGCgcattgatttttttttcttttaataGTTGAAAGCTGAACCGATTTAATGTTCCTCTGGGGTTCAGACTATTTTTCAAAATCAGTTATTCCGAATGTTTTTGTCCTAGTTTTTGCTTGCTGCTTCTCACTTTTTTGTTCATGCATGTGTTTCTTTGAAGATGATTTTCTGTTAGCACTTAATTATTACCTAATGCATTTGTTTCTTTGAAGCTGATTTTGATGAAATAGAGTCAATAGTTTGACATATTGTGATACCATAATATGTATAAGGTTTTTCTTGGAACATAATAGCGTATTATTCATATATAGGTGTTTACTTCCTAAGGCAGAGTGTTTAGTATGAAAACAACACCTGAAGCTTCTCTTGCTGAACATATATATCCACCCTAAGCTTATTGTGCGTTGGCTTTTGTGTCGCACTTTATCCATCTAGCACTGCTACACCAGATTCTGATTTATCAAATGTTTACTTGTCAGTTGTTCTTTGCTCAAATTTAGATGCAACCTTATTATCTGGCTAAATATTCTGCTGTTATGGCTTCTGTGTTGCTATGTTCCGTATTTCACCCGCCGTGATTTACGATGTATAGACCATCAATCGTGACCATGGATATCCACTCCGTGTGGTCGTACCTGGTGTTATAGGTGCACGCTCCGTAAAATGGCTTGACAGCATCAACATAATCAAGGAAGAATGCCAGGTTTACTGAAAATTTAAGTGCAGTACCTCTTCAATATAATCTCTGGGAATAAACACTGATTGCTGTTTTCAACCAGGGTTTTTTTATGCAAAAAGATTACAAGATGTTCCCACCTACCGTAGATTGGGACAATATTAATTGGTCAACTAGAAGACCACAAATGGATTTTCCTGTGCAGGTATAATGTACTGGCAATTCTTCCCTTGTCTGTTGAAGTAATCACAGTTAGTAAATTATGTAGTTATACTCAGAACCCACTGCTAGATGTTATTAAACATCTTTTTCTTTGTCAACTACAATGGACTAAATCCACGCAAATAAAAGACATTACAATATACTGCAGTTACGAATTTTTTTATAATGCCCTGTGAACAGAAAAGTTGATTAGTCTCATATCCATTTACTATAGAGAAGGCAGATACTGGGCCGGAGGCTGTTTGCATATTCCTTCCTTGCGATTATCTGCCATTTTAAAATGATCTACATTGGATTCAAGAATATTCTAGATGGGTTCTAAATTTATGGAACAGAATGCTGTGTCCTGCCTTAGATGTGGCCTTTTATGATTAGTGGAGCTGGTATTCTGGTAGATATTAATCTACCATGAGTTTGTTCTGTTTATGTATTTATTGCAGGATGCACCTATGAAACATTGAAGCACTTAGTTCTCATAAAACCTTTGTTTTTTTGCTTCTGTGTTAATGAAGTCAAGTCTATTTTATCTTAATTTCTTTTTGGATTTGACCAAGCAGTCTGCTATTTGCACCCTGGAAGATGTGGATGTTATCAAGGAAGGAAAGGTTAGCATTACTTCCATGATAGAAAGGGATGC
The sequence above is drawn from the Triticum aestivum cultivar Chinese Spring chromosome 7A, IWGSC CS RefSeq v2.1, whole genome shotgun sequence genome and encodes:
- the LOC123151765 gene encoding sulfite oxidase; the encoded protein is MPGLTAPSDYAEEPPRHPALRINSKEPFNAEPHRSALVSSYITPVDFFYKRNHGPIPKVDDISRYSVSISGLMNKHIQLSMDDIRMLPKYNVTATLQCAGNKRTAMSKVRKVRGVGWDVSALGNATWGGAKLSDVLELVGIHKLSSVTSLGGKHVEFVSVDRCKEEKGGPYKASIPLKQATDPDADVLLAYEMNGETINRDHGYPLRVVVPGVIGARSVKWLDSINIIKEECQGFFMQKDYKMFPPTVDWDNINWSTRRPQMDFPVQSAICTLEDVDVIKEGKARIAGYAVSGGGRGIERVDISVDGGKTWVEAHRYQKSNVPYVSDGAQSDKWAWVLFEATLDIPANAEIVAKAVDSAANIQPENVEDIWNLRGILNTSWHRIKIQNTSCVSRSKM